Proteins from one Prevotella sp. E2-28 genomic window:
- a CDS encoding leucine-rich repeat domain-containing protein produces MIKIKYKLFEIQDWLREEIEDTGGMHLFLFACVITLVLLPFLIIYFFLIVPFYKGICMLMEAKELGFKTSFRKHFQTDDYEEEQRNKKKERENRMEEKLPKGRLKRFTEWEAWPDAQVVDGVAVYGAEKRTLLYVDESVEEYDIPEGVENIYHRCFSHCTKLRHVGLPKTLKRIGNSAFSQCVSLKEVVIPDSVYAVEEYAFTDCSSLERVVLSAKMQYIPYRMFDNCRKLHDIVLPETMITICEEAFRRCYSLEYIKTNEQLQVVGEKAFEDCRSLKEFIMPETMKRIQIGTFDGCHSLEHIHFSSTIKDFGGSCCKGCWNIKRITMPAMSEERMKFYQDLWEKYSDQVDISTSECPLPESMFWTMGDSLLWGIPRLSNVCLVFCFSKEKEYTIPSFVTNVKQEAFSSCKDLRTLRLSPYLCIGADPTEQKTITHGFIYEYWPQIDSIVFDESLKHSKYAIAIIG; encoded by the coding sequence ATGATAAAAATTAAGTATAAACTGTTTGAAATACAAGATTGGCTGAGGGAAGAGATAGAGGACACGGGCGGCATGCATTTATTCCTTTTTGCATGTGTTATTACGCTAGTTTTACTTCCCTTTCTTATAATCTACTTCTTTTTGATAGTACCATTCTATAAAGGAATCTGTATGCTGATGGAGGCAAAGGAACTGGGATTCAAAACATCGTTTAGAAAGCATTTTCAGACGGATGACTACGAAGAAGAGCAGAGAAACAAAAAGAAAGAGAGGGAGAATAGGATGGAAGAAAAACTGCCAAAAGGCAGGCTGAAACGATTCACAGAATGGGAAGCCTGGCCAGATGCTCAAGTCGTTGATGGTGTGGCTGTATATGGAGCAGAAAAGCGCACACTATTATATGTTGATGAAAGTGTTGAGGAATATGATATTCCAGAAGGGGTGGAGAATATCTACCACCGATGTTTCTCGCATTGTACAAAGCTGAGGCACGTGGGATTGCCGAAAACGCTGAAGCGAATAGGCAATAGTGCATTCTCTCAATGTGTGTCGCTTAAGGAAGTTGTAATTCCTGATTCTGTATATGCCGTAGAGGAATATGCGTTTACAGATTGTTCATCATTAGAGCGTGTCGTATTATCTGCAAAGATGCAGTATATTCCATATCGTATGTTTGATAATTGCAGAAAACTACATGATATAGTTCTTCCAGAAACTATGATAACAATTTGCGAAGAAGCCTTCAGACGTTGCTATTCCTTAGAATACATAAAAACGAACGAACAACTTCAGGTCGTTGGTGAAAAGGCTTTTGAGGATTGTCGTTCTCTGAAAGAATTTATCATGCCAGAGACGATGAAGAGAATACAAATTGGAACCTTTGACGGGTGCCATTCACTGGAGCATATTCATTTTTCATCAACAATCAAGGATTTCGGAGGTAGTTGCTGCAAAGGATGTTGGAATATAAAAAGGATAACTATGCCTGCAATGAGCGAGGAAAGAATGAAATTCTATCAAGATTTGTGGGAAAAATACTCTGATCAGGTCGATATCTCTACATCAGAATGTCCATTACCAGAGAGTATGTTTTGGACTATGGGAGATTCTCTTTTATGGGGTATTCCAAGACTTTCGAATGTATGTTTGGTGTTTTGCTTCTCGAAAGAAAAGGAATATACAATCCCCAGCTTTGTAACGAATGTCAAACAGGAGGCGTTCTCTTCTTGCAAGGATTTGAGAACTTTACGACTGAGTCCATATTTGTGTATAGGTGCTGATCCTACGGAACAGAAGACGATAACGCATGGATTTATTTATGAGTATTGGCCTCAAATTGATAGTATAGTATTTGATGAATCATTAAAGCATTCAAAATATGCGATTGCGATAATAGGATAA